Proteins from a single region of Parvularculales bacterium:
- a CDS encoding Rrf2 family transcriptional regulator: MKLTTKGRYAVMAMADLASHSTHHEGNHNAGHGEGHRETMAIPLSDIARRQGISLPYLEQIMAGLRRAGFVTASRGPGGGYSLGAPADDIRIADIILCCEGPRLLSATRCRADSPVGCTGAATRCLTHDLWAELGRHIHDYLDSVSLADVANRRVRGVMPVSRISAVPSTPPAE; the protein is encoded by the coding sequence ATGAAACTGACAACCAAAGGACGCTATGCGGTCATGGCCATGGCGGATCTGGCCAGCCACAGTACTCACCATGAAGGCAACCATAATGCCGGGCATGGAGAGGGACACAGAGAAACTATGGCCATTCCGCTCAGCGATATTGCCCGGCGTCAGGGTATTTCCCTGCCGTATCTGGAGCAGATTATGGCCGGGTTGCGCCGGGCCGGATTTGTCACTGCCAGCCGGGGACCGGGCGGAGGATATTCTCTGGGCGCACCTGCGGACGATATTCGCATTGCCGATATTATTCTATGTTGTGAGGGGCCCAGGTTGCTTTCTGCAACACGTTGCCGGGCTGACTCTCCCGTAGGCTGCACAGGGGCTGCCACCCGGTGCCTGACCCACGATTTATGGGCGGAACTGGGGCGGCATATTCATGATTATCTGGACTCTGTCTCTCTGGCCGATGTCGCCAACCGCCGGGTGCGGGGTGTTATGCCTGTTTCCCGGATCTCTGCTGTTCCATCCACTCCCCCGGCCGAATAA